The DNA window CAGTAAAGACCATCATCGAAGCCGTACCAACGTTCCTTGAAGAAGATATGCCCGCTCATCTCACCGGCAAGCAACGCCCCAGTCTGTTTCATTTTCGCCTTGATCAACGAGTGGCCGGTCGGCGACATTTCTGGTACTCCTCCCGCCCGCTCGATCAGTGCAGGCAGATTGCCGGTGCATTTGACGTCGAAGATGATCCGCGCGCCGGGTTCACGCTCGAGCAGGTCTTCGGAGAAGGCCATCATCAGGCGATCGGGAAAGATCACCTCCCCCTTTGGCGTCACCACGCCAAGGCGATCACCATCGCCATCGAAGGCCAGGCCGATGTCGGCGCCAGTCTCGCGCACCTTGATAATCAGATCCTGCAGGTTCTCGAGCTTGCCGGGATCGGGATGGTGATTGGGGAAGTGACCATCGATCTCATCGAACAGCGGGATGGTCTCCATGCCAAGGCGCGCCACCAACTGCGGGCCAAGCTCCCCGGTCACGCCATTGCCACAATCGACCACAGCCTTGAGCGGACGTCCAATCTCAATACCAGAGAGGATGCGTTCGAGATAGGCCGGACGGACATCGTGCTGGCGGAGCGGGCCGTCGCCGGTGGTGAAATCCTCCGCCTCGATACGCAGATGCAGATCGGTGATCGCCTGATTGGCCAGGGTCTCACCAGCGAGTACGATCTTGAAACCGTTGTAATCGGCAGGGTTGTGGCTACCAGTCACCGCCACGCCTGAGCGGGTACCCTCGAGCGTAGCGGCAGCAAAATACACCACAGGTGTCGGTACCATGCCAACGTCGATCGCCTCAACGCCCGCCGCGCGAATGCCCTCGATCAAGGCGCCAGCCAGCTCAGGCCCGGAGAGCCGACCGTCACGCCCCACCACGATCGACTGCTCACCACGCCGTCGAGCCTCACTGCCGATGGCCTGCCCGAGCAGACGCACACCGTAGGTGGAAAGGTCTCGTCCTACGACACCGCGGATATCGTAGGCGCGAAAGGCGGAAAGCGGGATGGTGGTTCGGGTCATCAATGAAGATCCTGATTACATGGAAAAAACGTACGTGCCTCAAGCTACGGGCTGCAGCGAATCGGCGCGACCGAGCGCATGATAGAGCACTCTCGCCGCCTTGACCGTCGCCAGATCGTCGAGATTGCGACCATTGATCAATACAGGCGAATGGAGCCGCTGTCTGAACTAGCCAAAGCGGGCCGCACAGACTGCTTTCAGTTCGGTGCAGGTCAATAAAAGTATTTACCCCATCAGCACCACAAGGTCGAAGGGCCTGGGGAGCCTGGTAAACAAGACCTGACTGCAGCACTAATTTACACAGTCGGCAGCAGCCCGGCTGACATAGCCGATCTGTCTAGCCGAATGCGCCAGCGCATGCTTGGAGAAGCAGGAGCCGCTACTTATCCCTCTTTAATTTAGCCAAAAAGCAAGAAAATTTCTTTCGTCAAAAAAAACGCTGAACATAGTTACCCATCCAATGGATGATTTTTCAACAGACGGCCAACAAACAATGATGCTCCTTCTAAACTCCAATGATCTCCATCACTCCAATAAAACTCACTGCAGTTTATAAAATCATTATTCATATCCAATTTTATTACATCAACTTGAGATATGTACTCTACGTTCGAGCGCGTAGACATTGAAGCAATTTCCCTATCCAAACGATAGAAGACTTCCTCCAATCCGTTTCTTAAAGAATAATGAAAATTGCAGCCTCGCCTCATGACATAATTAAATCCAATATGTGGTTCTATTCTCGGCCCAATCCAAATAGCACGCGTATAGTTAGAGAGTTCATCCAAATAATCAATAACCTTATTTATATTATCTTGCTCTATGACAAAATTAGAAGCATCTACACTACCAAATTCCGGAATATCAGAAATAATTTGTCTACCTTGACGTCCATCATTGGTTTCTAAAAGATGAAATCCTGCTTGAGTATAAAGAACCTTATCAAAAACACCGGGATTTGTCTTAACAAATTCTAAGAAAGCCCCATACTGGCATTCTTCGCTCGGATCGTGTGCACGACAGCCACCAGAGGTGATACCGACGATAAAGTTTCCTTTATATTCTGAGTACATCCCGTTGAACAAATCAATGCTATGGCTATCTCCAATAATAGCTATACCTGATCCATATTGACGATAGCAATTTAAAATTTTTTCACTACGAGTCTGGTTCAGCACCTTAGCATTAAATTTACATGCTTGATCGTCAATAAAACCA is part of the Halotalea alkalilenta genome and encodes:
- a CDS encoding phosphomannomutase/phosphoglucomutase produces the protein MTRTTIPLSAFRAYDIRGVVGRDLSTYGVRLLGQAIGSEARRRGEQSIVVGRDGRLSGPELAGALIEGIRAAGVEAIDVGMVPTPVVYFAAATLEGTRSGVAVTGSHNPADYNGFKIVLAGETLANQAITDLHLRIEAEDFTTGDGPLRQHDVRPAYLERILSGIEIGRPLKAVVDCGNGVTGELGPQLVARLGMETIPLFDEIDGHFPNHHPDPGKLENLQDLIIKVRETGADIGLAFDGDGDRLGVVTPKGEVIFPDRLMMAFSEDLLEREPGARIIFDVKCTGNLPALIERAGGVPEMSPTGHSLIKAKMKQTGALLAGEMSGHIFFKERWYGFDDGLYCAARLLEILSGQQQDADAFFARYPQDLGTAEINVEVTDENKFAIVERLAREVDFGAEATKTAIDGIRVDYPDGWGLCRASNTTPMLVLRFEGKNAQALARVQALFRDALHDIVPDTSISF